In Esox lucius isolate fEsoLuc1 chromosome 3, fEsoLuc1.pri, whole genome shotgun sequence, the sequence TCACAGACATCATTTTGGGACCCTAGGCGTGGTTGACTAATTCCCAGATACAGTAACTCTTTCCATGACCTCTAAGAACTGCTTGATCTGACACCATTCCCACAGCAACTTCCTGGTGCCATTGAACAATACAGAAAGCCATGAGTCAGTCTCCTGCAGTAACAACTGTCAAATCTTGGACAGAGGAAAAAGGCAATAAGGAGAGTGTCAGAGTATTCATGGTCAGGGGTTTAGAATAACAACTCCTCCTTACAGAAAAGCTACACTAGACCTACTGAGCTTCAGGCATTGCCATCCACCCTCAGCCATTTAGGAATGTATGAGCAAACATTTAGAGTCAAGGGtcacaatattattttgttcatgcacattttgttttgagggCCAGAAAAagcatttataaaaacatgtgtAGGTCCATTATAATTTCCACATAATTATAGTGTGGGCTGGAGTGTTTTTAATAACcgcaaaaaacaaataattgctTTTATAATCCAAGCAAACATGGTCCGAATTGAATTGGCTCGCATGGTGCAGCTGGCCCCCCCGGGGCCTTCGTTTCCCCTCCTTGCATTAAGGCATGCCTCCTTTAAAATCAGTGACGGCTGCTATAGCGCTTCTGTCGCGCCCCGTTCAATGGCAGCATCCAAGCTTCACGTGGCCCCGAGGTTCGAATTCTCGAAGGCTAGCGTGCATTCATTCTGTCCAGTGAATGGAAATAAGGAGGGGGGAAGAAACACAGATTTCGGTGGGTTTCTGGTGTAGCTGGTTGAACTTATGCTGTCGATTGCGGGGCAACAGGACGCCTGTGGGGGGTAGGGACTTCAGTAGGATAGCAAGACAAAAGTGGATCAGGGGAACTTTTCAATTTAAGGCGGATCGCCTACCTGGTTCGGGAAGGCCTCCCTCTCCAGGCGGGCCGCCTCGTGCCTCCACATCTTCAAGCACACCACGAAGCCGATGAGGTAGATCAGCATGTTGATGAAGAGGAAGGCCGCGGCGGCCATCTGACCCCCGGCCACCCGACACAGGCTGGACATCATGGGGTTAATGCCGATGGTCATGTAACACAGTCCCCCGCGGTTGAGGTCGTTCAGGTACACGATGCCGGACGCCATGTAGAGGAGGAACAGGGCCACGTTGACGATGCCCTCGGTGAGGGGCCACCAGGGGGAATCCAGCAGGATGGTGCGGTAGTACATCGTCAGCCCCATCACCAGCAGGATGACGGTCACGATCCACGCCAGACCCACCACCGCCAAAACGAACAGAGTCATGGGTCCCTTGTAGGTGTAACCCGGTGTGCTCAGTCCACCGCCGTACAGCCCGAAGGCGTTCGACCACTCGCTGTCCTTGTAGATGTAGGCACAGACACAGGCAAGGACCAAACCACCGAAGAGGAGCTCGAGTCCAGCCAGGAGCCTGAGTAACCCCGGCCAGGATTTCAGGTAGGAGTACTTCAGCTTGTAGACCTCGAGCTTCTCTGCATAGTACTCCGCCGGGTGGATGCTGGTCAGCTCGGATTCCTCTGGGAGGTAAAGGAGCAGGTCGTTGTCCACGGGGCTGTCTCTCAACACGGGCTTGTGAGAACCCTTGCTGGAGGTCTCCAGGGAGTCCTGAGTGTCCCAGTGCCTCCTGTCCCATATGGGGCTGACGGGTGGACTCACCCTGGTCCCGTTGGGGACAATCGTGACCCCCGTGGAGCCCAGGTTCGAGTCTGCTCCACCTTTCCTCCATTTCCGGAGAATACTGCCCCACGATGGGGGGACAAGAGTCCTCAGCCTGTCCTTTAGAGTACCCTCCAACTCCCCTTGAGCACTGTTGACAGAGTTTGTCTTCGAAGAGGAGTCCCTATCCACATTCTCAGGGTCTCCTCTTTTGAATATCTTACTCCAGTTTTTCATACTACGGGCTGGAATACAGAGTGACAGGTCTGGGCTTAGttaatcatttcaaatctaaGAAAGATAAGGtccattgttttgtgtttcgGTGTTGTAAGGATGTAGCTTTTTTAAATACTAACGCTGTGTTTTCTCTAGCTTGAAATAAGGGATGACATTGGTAGTTATTTATTTACTCCAATTGGAAATGTTTCTGCTTACTCTCCtttgttatgatgatgatgtgacACAAATATGTTATATGTCAGCTATGAATAGCGGTCCACAAGAATGTTTGATCTTGAGAAAGAAAAGAGCCTTTTTTCTTTACAGGACTGAGAAAACAGCATACAACTGCCTCCGTGTCATTGGAGTATGAGGAAAACTAATTAATCACATTGTGCAGTCAATGTCAGAAACAGTTTAGGCTCTCTGTGTTAGCATGCTGTTTCCAGCTCCTCGGCCCCAATCTCAAAAAAGGCAAAAACCAAACTAGCCTTTTGGCGTAAATCCTGCATTTCTACAGAATGTTACTCAAATAACAAGACAAAAGAGGCTTAACATGCACCTTTGGCTCACCATGAACACTTAGCCTTAATGTTCAGACAAATGATCAAACTATAACTGTCATCACAGTAGTCCTAAAGTATTATTTGGTTCACAGTGAAAGTCAGATCCATACAACGTAGTGTGAAAGTTAAAAACACTTTAGAATGTAGACAGCTTACCTTGTTGTTGCTAAGGGCAAGCTTCACACTGGTTAGTTGTGAGTAGCAAAACTTTGAGTTCTGTGAGGCAGAACTGTTCTCAAAATGGCTGCCTAGAAACAGGCCTGACCAGCCCCTCTCAGGTGACTCAGCTATGTTATCGCAGGCAGTCAAACTGAGAGGATGCGCAGCTTAAACATTAAACCTGAACAGCCCTTGTGTTGGAGCTGGCACGGGTACGCTAATCTCTGTGGGAGAGCGTCTATAAATATTTACACTCAAAAGCTAGATGTAGTACAGATCAGACACCTCTGGCAGAAAATTGCTTAAACGTCCATGACAATGTGTTGCATCTCAATGGGCgttctgaatgtgtttttggaTTAGAACAGATTTCACATTTCcctattaaataattatttactttctggaaaaaatattaaaaaatgtgtttatgtctggttaatgcaaaataatatcTTTAAACTCATAAGCCATCATTCTTACTATATTAATCACATTACAACCACTATCTAATATCTGCAAAATAGCTCATGCCATTATCTATAATTCAATTCTATTCTCAGATCATAAACTGAGCCCTAGGCTGacactagatggcagcatacTCCGGTACATGGATCCATCGACTTTTCTCCCTTTCAATTTCttccagtttctctctctctctctctctggcactTACACCttaatctctctctttttctttctcttcccccCACCATCTCCAGCTGCCTCTATCAGCCACTGTCTCACTCAGTCTGTCCTCAACTCTTTCTCCGTCAcccttcttcctctctttttccacTCCGTTTTTTCATGTCTTCTCCCATCGCCAGATGCACAGAGAGCACAACACCGGGAGCCATATTCCTGCTTCTCCTGACCGTGTTTCCTCAGAATAAGGGCTTTGGGCCGGATTACACAGCTGTCTTTACTTACTTTCAGCTTTGTCAGGTTCATGATGTGTTCCCCAAATCCCACTGTGCTTCGATCCAAACTGGCAGTCAGTAGCACCTCACCTGTTTCGattttttaccccccccccccggggaTGTAGTGAGCTAGGCTGCTGACGCTGAGCTAACTAAAGCTTGCCTCCCCCAGGAATGCCTACAGTAACCTGATACAGAGAGTTCTGTAATCCTGTGCCTCGTGTTTGAATCTTCGTGGATGTTTTTTTACGAACCGTGACTGTAGAAAAACTCCGGCCGGAGCTGCCTGTGTAGGCCCACTGTGGTCATCCATCCATCAGTTAATCAACCGCAGAACCACTCACAGAGGTGGCTGACGTTCTCTTCCGCACCGTTTCCGTACGGAACACGGTTTCAGAACCCTATTGAAACAGCATGCTTTTCACAATGCACTTGGAGCACTTGAATTCTGTGGCTCTGGCTGACATTCCAGCGGACGTGGTTATCACTGTGGATGACAGAGTGCACTGCGCAGTTGCATTGTTTCATCATCCAGCCGGCTCTTCCTCCACGGTCCACTGTATTGTACATCTGCCCATTGATATGGAGAGAAACCTCCGGGCAAAGGCATTTGAAGTGAATATCCCCaagccccccccgccccccgacACCCACCACCTCCCGCCCCCTGAGTAAGCATTGGATTCCCCCGTGGCACCGCCCTCGGGCCTCCTGGTCTGGTCCTGTCCTCTGATGTCCTCTGAGCTGAGACCACAGGGGGCCTACACGGTTGTGCTGATGCGGTAATTATGTGCAAGGTCACAACTGCCCAGAACAATATAAAGAGCAGCgtacatagaaatgtaacaaaGACGGAAAATGAACAAACGGGAAGTCTATTCCACACCACAGTCCTTCTAAACGTTGTTTGTCTGTAactgacagaaaatgttttgctctaAGTGACCTTCCCTGTTTATTAAATGGTATCGGGATTGCTGACTTTGATCACAGACTAGAGGTTGATGTATTGGATGACAAAACGCCAGACGGCTGCCAAGTGATGTGAGTGTTCGATGTTACTGTAGATGGACACGTTCTGAGAACCAATTTACAAAATTGCATGTGAGGATTTTTTAAAACGAGTAGTGAGATATGATCATGCGAATCTTTGGCCTTGGTTGAAGAGACTGAGTCATATGGAGGACACGCTCAacagcgcgcgcacacacacacgcacacgcacacatgcacgcgcgcacgcacacacacgcacgcacacacacacacaccaacgtacgcacacacacacacagtttcctGGTATGAGGTCCTGGTGTGGCTCAGGGCACCAGAACAGGCCTCTGTCTCCATAGCCAAATGAAGCAGAGGAGCCATGACAGACTGCTGCAGACAAGCTAATTTGGAATGTTTCATCCCGTTTCTCTGAGACGTTCTCTGGGTGAGCTGGATGATGAATACAGAAAACTGGGACACGCTTGCTCAGTGAAACACGCCCGCAGAAAGCCACTGGGCTCCACCCTCCTCTTGTCGCCACTGTTTGTAAAGAATAGACAGAACATGTGGCTCAAATCCCGTCCTGTTTGATATCCCCCCAGTGCATACCCAACCACATTAGCTAAAAGTGATTGGAGCAGCGTTCGGATATTGCAGCTGGTCGTAGCCTCCGAGTAAGGCGGGGCGAAAGCAGTGGCCACATAATTCAATAAACGACGTCCTCTGCCGATGTTGGCATCCTACAGAGACTTTTTTTCATAACCTTCTGTTGTTGGTGAGGGTTGAGTAATACCAAGGATCGGGGGGTGTGGGGGGCAGGGGGGTACAACATTTATTGGAAAAGAGAGCATGTCACCAACTCTCCAATGACTGACCACTCTGTGTAATCGGCGTCAGGGGACCGTTTTGTACATATAAATCCCGTCGTTAAGCCTGACCAGTGCATTCGTGACCACGGCTCACAGTCGACCTCAGAACCTGGGCTAAGCTGCTGGATAGGTTTTGTTTTATACCAATGTGGACTCAGGTAATGGTGTTTTAGGACTGTCGCCTCTGCATTGTTTGTTGGCGCACGTATCCTGTGACACAGCAACATTCGGCCATTCTGCTGGCTCTTGGCACGGCATGTCCCAGTTTCTCTGCTCGTGGTCGGCTCCTCTCGACAACCAAATCTGGTCATGACAAGTTGGAGGAACTGTCAAATACCGTGGAAGGATTTAcagttttcagaaaatgtgctGGAAACACAGTTACTTTCATCCACGTGAAGTTATTACATAATGTGTCGCAGTATTGGTTACTCAGAAGCAAAACGATGTTGGGCGTCCCAGAGAGATTCATTTTGTCATTACACCTTATTCTATACAGTCCAAAGACAGGGTGGCTTTTGgcttagtgattagagaactggGCCTTTAACCAAAAGGTAACCGTCTCAAATTCACAAGTCAGAGGGACATACTGTATGTGGAAGTACAGTTGACCAAGGcaaaaaatagaaagaaaatgtagTGTAGGTGGGATTGCAGATAGTCATTGATAACACACTaaaactatatacagtacatttaaaacCTTATCAAATATTTCTCTTTTAAAATATCAGTAATCTGACTACTGACAAAAAACTAGTGTGAAATCAAAGCAGAAGATAATCTTTAATGACCAGATGTTCTCCTCTTTGTGGCACAACTGTCACCTGCAAACTGAAgaacaatatatattatatggAGAAAATACTATCACTGATCGCCATCCAATATAGTTGGTTTATTCTGCTActacaaatgcattatttggCAGTGTACACACATAACAATGGTATACATCACTTCTCGAGTTTTCATCTTGTTTTACCCAGTTTAAAAGCAGTTGCTAGCTTTGAGAAGCAGCCTGTTCTTTTTCTTGAATGATATAATAGATTATCTTCTTTCCCAGATATAATCATTAAATATATATccagtaccaatcaaaagtttggatacacctactcattcaacggtatttcttcagtttagctgttttccacattgttggataatagtgaagacataaaactatgaaataaaacatggaaTCTTGTAGTAACCATAGTGTTAAatagatcaaaatacattttatgttatagGTTCTTCAACGTATCCACACATTACCTTGATGACACCTTTGCAcactgcattctctcaaccagcttcctcatatagtcacctggaatgctttccCATAAACAGTGGTCttgtttatttgtgaaaattcctttccttcttaatgcgtttgagccaatcagttgtATTGTATATAGGGTTgctatacagaagaccatcattatatctgtactgtagtagtccatattatagCAAGAATAGCTCACATAAGCAAAATGAAAtgtcattactttaagacaaaGTAATTCcttatgtgttatttcatagttgtgATGTCTGCTCTATAATTGTACAATGTGGGTGAATTGGTGTGTACCAACGTTTGACATGTAtgtactgaatatatatatatatataaaaattatatatatatatatcatttcccttttttattaaaattaggGCGTTTTTGGTGAGGACACTATTTTCATAAATCATGGATTCCACTGTATGTTGCTGTAACAGCTATTGGAACAACGTTTGGGCAGTTAGCTTGTAGAAAAAACCCTGGGGTCAGAAGGAACAATTATGTGTTGAAATGCAATTCTAGTATGACTTTAAACACAGATAGCAATACCCTGTCTAAACGTATATTTCTGTACTACTCCAGAACTTGGGCTTCTCTCCGTCGGCTCCTTCTTTGTCCCAGTTGTTCTGTGACATCTACAGTGAGGTCATGTTCACAGGACACCAACTCTTGCTGCTTCCAAAACCCCATGAGGCCCAACGGACATCTGTGGGTAAATGAGTTATGGCTGTAATCTccctctttgcctctctctctgtccctctgccaGCTGATGTACCCCCACTCCCCGGAGAGGATGTGCAAGCACCTGTGAGGTCTGTGTACTGGTCCTATAACATCTGGACAGGGACATAGTGGGTCCCCCATCTGGAGACGGACACAAGGGTTCCCCAACCTTTCAACcgcacccccccccacaaaaaaatttaaataaaaaaaataatatgtttttagagcaatgcaaaaaagaaatcatAATATTTGTCTATGGAGATGTAGTTTTTCGTGAGGACCGAATGAGGTAATTCTCGAACATTTGAAGAGGTTAACCCTGGTGGGCCTACAACTAGTCAGAGCCCAACTGAGTAGCCCTCTAATCACCTGGAAGGTGTGGAAGCGGACTTCAAGAGAGAGTGTACGTAATGGAGTGATAACCCTCAATTGAAGTGGATGGTTTGAGTGTTGAAGGGCAGTGAAGAACCGTGCTTGATTAACTCAAgttcaaaataaaaagattcaTGCTTGATTAGGTCCTATTCACAGAAAACCCGAACATGTTATTTAACCAAGAGCTCTCTGGACAGCCTGACCACTAGTGGATACTTAAAGATGCAGGCATGTTTGGCGATTAGAGAGATACAGACTATGACATTTTCAGCAGATTTTCTTTGAATGATTTGTTCTCCTTATCAAAATAATTTCGTTTTTACAGCGTTTTCTAGATTGATGatgtaacatttttaaataggaGGTCAAGATAATTATATTGGACACCTTGTGGTACTTTGCAGCAACTTACTGTCTATAACCATCCAAGTATTTATTTAGTACTTTATTTGTATTCTGTCAGGATTTATTTAAAACAGGGAATGCATTTGTTATACAGTAACACATTACTGCAACTCTAGATTTGCAACTCTAGAAATCCTAGGttcctaataaaaaaaaagaaatgtcagtaaaaaaaacaaaccaactaaagtagcataaaataaaaatgtaaatcatcaAGCCATCCAAAAGGTTTTGCTCCATCGTCATTTTTGCACAGAACCATGCAAGCAAGGGGTGGGGAGGGGCTGGTTTCTCAGTTCGGTCAGTATCGTGTGCCTTTCGCCATTTCCCAGAAGACAAACCATGCCGTTATCTGAAGACCCGTGGAAGCTCTGATTTGTAGTAAAGTAAAAGGTAGACTACATTTcatagttttgtgtgtgtatgaatgtgcaGCATGGAGCTTGAAGTGAACTCTCAAACATATTCCGTCTTAAGTCTTCACCTTCTCACTAGCCTATTCAGTTGTAGTGGTTAGTaccaaaagaaaagaaaaaaaaggataaaCATTTAGAGTGTGTAATGGAGGCAATGTTATGCATTACATTAAGACAATTTTTGAAGAGGAATGTATCTGAAAAAGGAATGCAATGCTTGTATTAAGTGTTAACATTGTAAAAAACTTGCTCTGAAATTAGTAATTAAATAACCCTCTACTATTTGTACATTCAGGCACTGAAAAATCACATGTCAATATGTAACTAAAAAAGATAGTCGCTCTCAACTTTCCCTTGGTAAGAACAGGGAAACAAAAACTTTGAAGTTGGCATTTGTGTAAATCTTCCTACTCAGTAGTAATGTCATGTGCATCTCCCTTGTTTCTCCTTTTGAgtgacccccccctccccccccaccaccccttaAGTGCGTTTCAACACTGAACCGACTCAGAGCTTTCAAAGGCCCTCTTGAACCATCACCTTAGCTAATGGATAAAAAACCATGACACTAGTCTTGTAAAAAGAAAAGTCCGCCGTTTTGACTTTTCCTTTCGACGTGGACGCGGGTATCTTCtgtcctccccccccccccccccccccctcgtagACTGCTCTGACCTGGCAGGCCAGGCAAGCCCAGCCAAACCCCACCCACAGACGGAGATATCTcccagtcaccccccccccccccccccccccccccccccccccactgggTTAAGGACTCTGGTGTGATAGCCAGCTCTCACCCCAACAACCCTGAATTCAGTCGGTTTAACTATACAagggcttttacaaaaaaagctAACTTGAACAGCCATACAATGGCTAAAACATAAACCATTATCTCTACTTATTTCGGTTTAAGTCGTTAAGGTTGTCCTTTAGAGGATGTGTCGAAGTTTTCATTCATTCGCAGTGGAGTGGTTTCCGGTTCAGTCTTACCCCGGAAGTTCAGTCACAGCCGTGTTTGATTTGGATGTGACAGCACAGGGTGGGATTGGGGAAACTTTACGGGGCTCCAACAGAGAAGTCTTTATCGTCGGGTGGTGGTGCTGTTTAGGCCAGTTTGAGGCATCTCCAGGGCTAGCCGCTGTCAGAGGAGGTGTGCGGTGCCGTGGAGGGCGAGCGGCGCCGACGGGCGGTGGAGGTCCAGGAGCGCTCCGAACGTTCGGAGCGTTCAGAGCCGAGCGAGGCGGGCCGGAAGCGGTGCAGAAAGCCGTCCAGGAATTCCTGCTGCTGCTGGGTTATGGCTTGGGAGATGAGGCAGGGCAGCGCCTGTAGGCTACCCGTCACCGAGTCCAGCTTGTCTTCCAGCATGCCGATGCGCTTGTCCAGCTCCTCGCTACGCTCCTGCAGCTCCGACACCAGGTCGTACATCACGTTCTGGGTCTGCAAGCAGAGGGGAGCAGAGAGGCGGTTGTGGGACCTTTCATTTATTGTATTAACTAAAAGCATTAATATGACACTAGTCATGAATTTTACAGATTAACCATGACTCCTTAATAGGTAACAACAATGAAtatttacagtactgtgcagaggtcttaggcacctgaaattCAAAGTAAGGccatttgggtagtaagtgtttagataaaaaaatataaaaacacatataatatataaatatattcatatagtatatcattatttttttgGTACAAATAAACAAGTACTATCCAAACAAATTACTTTAGTCTACCTCAGGATGTCATTTCTATGTCATTGTTCTACCTCAGGATGTAATTTCTATGTCATTGTTCTACCTCAGGAGGTCATGTCGACGTCACTGTTCTACCTCAGGAGGTTACGTCGACGTCACTGTTCTACCTCAGGAGGTCATGTCGACGTCACTGTTCTACCTCAGTATGTCATGTAGACGTCACTGTTCTACCTCAGGAGGTCATGTAGAAGTCACTGTTCTACCTCAGTATGTCATGTAGACGTCACTGTTCTACCTTAGTATGTCATGTAGACGTCACTGTTCTACCTCAGGAGGTCATGTAGACGTCACTGTTCTACCTCAGGAGGTCATGTAGACGTCACTGTTCTACCTCAGGAGGTCATGTCGACGTCACTGTTCTACCTCAGTATGTCATGTAGACGTCACTGTTCTACCTCAGGAGGTCATGTAGACGTCACTGTTCTACCTCAGTATGTCATGTAGACGTCACTGTTCTACCTCAGGAGGTCATGTAGACGTCACTGTTCTACCTCAGTATGTCATGTAGACGTCACTGTTCTACCTCAGGAGGTCATGTAGACGTCACTGTTCTACCTCAGTATGTTCCAGCTGTTCCTGTAGTTGGAGGGATGTCTAGTCACAGTGTTACTAATATGAAATTCCCTAGCCTGTCAATTACGTTAACGAGAGAACACATTTATCTGAGCTCACATGTCTGTCATTAGCTGAGTCATAAACTGTGAGAATTATCTACAAACGACTTCACAGGAAAAACAAAGCACTGCTGTCTTTTTTACGACACAGGGAAGTAATGACATCTGAGAAGGTGAATAACCAACATATAACAGCAGAGtttagtaaatgttttacatggcTACCCAGTCCTCTATCCTCTCGGCCTAGACAGACTTCTGTAACCACAGGTCTATGGACAGCAGTGGGGGGCCTGGCAGTCCAAACACACATTAAAGCACCTGCttctaaacattttaaaatagacaCCTGGAGTGCAAATGCCATCCACATCAATGCGGCAGCCAGGGGCCACATACCGCCCTTTGAAAAGCCTTGCTGCCTGGCCTTTGTGAGCTAGGATCTGCCCTGGGTCTGCTTACCTTAGCCAGGTCCACTAATGTGTTGGCCTGATCGTTGAGTTTCCTCTGCTCCATCTTCACACTGCGCAGTCTGAAAGTGGGGACA encodes:
- the ocel1 gene encoding occludin/ELL domain-containing protein 1; its protein translation is MKNWSKIFKRGDPENVDRDSSSKTNSVNSAQGELEGTLKDRLRTLVPPSWGSILRKWRKGGADSNLGSTGVTIVPNGTRVSPPVSPIWDRRHWDTQDSLETSSKGSHKPVLRDSPVDNDLLLYLPEESELTSIHPAEYYAEKLEVYKLKYSYLKSWPGLLRLLAGLELLFGGLVLACVCAYIYKDSEWSNAFGLYGGGLSTPGYTYKGPMTLFVLAVVGLAWIVTVILLVMGLTMYYRTILLDSPWWPLTEGIVNVALFLLYMASGIVYLNDLNRGGLCYMTIGINPMMSSLCRVAGGQMAAAAFLFINMLIYLIGFVVCLKMWRHEAARLEREAFPNQEHLRPIPLAQRKPLNPQTKRIVFEDEMDSSLRAAKPIHITAFPQEEPGTRNRAIPTGYAQRPRVIADYVMKYPEITSFEDREKYKAVFNDQYQEYKDLHRDIGATLMKFSKLDAMMGKLVKDGGSLEEQKRIQQILKKYEQKKNDTGFLEKKERCDYLKAKLSHIKNRIRDFDLESLAKSRK